A window from Cryptomeria japonica chromosome 1, Sugi_1.0, whole genome shotgun sequence encodes these proteins:
- the LOC131069066 gene encoding histone H2B.8-like yields MNCFSCVENLWRSLSLHLPTSIELNLIQQLLHFLSANLEMPPKKKQTVSKKTTKKELAEASVQNEATTMENPQEDPDLLTPPPKKSSIENEEQFQSDEEEENPNEPDDPDPQQQHEDGDEEEEYSKRASTMSKSSVTDEEEKNKKKSRGGAKKKRKGKRNADSYKIYLYKVLKQVHPEAGISSRAMGVMNSFMNDIFERLANESAKLSQYNKKNTLSSREIQSAARLVLPGELAKHAVSEGTKAVTKFMQN; encoded by the coding sequence ATGAATTGCTTTTCATGCGTTGAAAACCTTTGGCGTTCTCTGTCGCTTCATCTGCCCACGTCCATTGAACTCAATCTTATACAACAACTACTCCATTTTCTCTCTGCAAACCTTGAAATGcctccaaagaagaaacagacgGTGTccaagaagacaacaaagaaggaATTAGCTGAGGCATCTGTACAAAATGAGGCCACCACCATGgaaaatcctcaagaagatccAGATCTTCTCACCCCTCCTCCAAAAAAGTCAAGTATAGAAAATGAAGAGCAGTTTCAATCTGATGAGGAAGAAGAAAACCCAAATGAACCAGATGATCCAGACCCACAACAACAACATGAAgatggagatgaagaagaagagtaCAGTAAGAGAGCAAGTACAATGTCCAAATCATCTGTGACAGATGaggaagagaagaataagaagaagagcaGAGGAGGGGCAAAGAAGAAGAGGAAGGGCAAAAGGAATGCAGATTCTTACAAGATATATCTGTACAAAGTGCTGAAACAAGTGCATCCTGAGGCTGGGATATCTTCCAGAGCCATGGGGGTCATGAACAGCTTCATGAATGATATATTTGAGAGGCTGGCTAATGAATCTGCTAAGCTGTCCCAATACAATAAGAAGAATACTTTAAGTTCCAGGGAGATACAGAGTGCTGCAAGATTGGTTCTTCCAGGGGAGCTGGCCAAGCACGCCGTTTCTGAGGGCACTAAAGCTGTCACTAAGTTCATGCAGAATTAG